One window from the genome of Streptomyces sp. WZ-12 encodes:
- a CDS encoding transglycosylase SLT domain-containing protein — MSKRRVQVSAQRTAFRKTVISTTATTALLGTAAVAAALPAHKPKPEVEGSPHLAAFTAPGHDLEHSISHQADKQQAEGHKRKSKPKPKPPHRLYQRHRVQLKTQHAPIVQSYPNNLDGWIRQAQATLKAHGIPAPTYNGFYRNIMRESSGNPRAINLTDSNAAAGHPSKGLLQAIDSTFQAYHVAGTSWDVYDPVANLCACANYAYHVYGGLDNVNGPY; from the coding sequence GTGAGTAAGCGCCGAGTACAGGTCAGTGCTCAGCGGACCGCCTTCCGTAAGACGGTCATCTCCACCACTGCAACAACCGCTCTGCTGGGCACTGCTGCCGTAGCTGCTGCGCTGCCGGCGCACAAGCCGAAGCCCGAGGTTGAGGGCTCGCCGCACCTTGCGGCCTTTACCGCCCCCGGTCACGACCTGGAGCACTCGATCAGCCACCAGGCGGACAAGCAGCAGGCCGAAGGTCATAAGCGGAAGAGCAAGCCCAAGCCGAAGCCGCCGCATCGTCTGTACCAGCGGCACAGGGTCCAGCTCAAGACGCAGCACGCGCCGATAGTCCAGAGCTACCCGAACAACCTCGACGGGTGGATACGTCAGGCTCAAGCCACTCTCAAGGCGCATGGGATCCCGGCGCCGACGTACAACGGCTTCTATCGGAACATCATGCGTGAGTCCAGTGGAAACCCGCGGGCTATCAACCTGACGGATAGCAATGCGGCAGCCGGCCACCCGTCCAAGGGACTGCTCCAGGCGATCGACTCGACCTTTCAGGCATACCACGTTGCAGGAACCTCCTGGGACGTCTATGACCCGGTGGCGAACCTGTGCGCCTGCGCCAACTACGCCTATCACGTGTATGGCGGCCTCGATAACGTCAATGGCCCGTACTAA
- the nrdJ gene encoding ribonucleoside-triphosphate reductase, adenosylcobalamin-dependent, with translation MSQFVNETAETVYYRTYSRELPDGSKETWPQTVQRVVDGNLSLVADRFIEDGERERLIDLIQNFKIMPAGRHLKSSGVNDYANNNCWSAGWIPGDPAEHFRFTLLRLAEGGGVGANYSSRYFQNYPYIVTPVTVHIVCDPEHPDYLDLAAAGLISTDYSHTWAGAYEVADSREGWAAALGDLIETAHRAAKNTNRVYDVSRVRHKGAALKKFGGTASGPEPFAQMLVHVGKILSRDVKLSGKPMTGLQAMEIDHEIAQCIVSGGVRRSARMSIMHWNDYDIFEFINSKKDMSKHWTTNISVEIDDEFVNIIRNGEEKTLRQAKAQAVYLAMCKGMLENGEPGFWDSSLSAAGEPDGTYTTNPCAEITLNPWEPCCLGHVNLSAYVEDWDGMLEAHRLMTRYLIRATHSGVKDGKSQDIINKNRRIGVGHFGVADFLAMSGIDYRHADSLGFDVTLMDLKEEVEKSAKAYCHELRIPMPVKMTTIAPTGSISKLCGVSGEGIHAPFSKHFIRRIRFSDVDPHESRQVEEYKAKGHQVEPCMYAANTSVVEIPTKDPLMDKAPYPQLVVSQQDLAVEEMLAFQEMYQEHWADNAVSYTVNIDPERYGLDDFMNVLSGHLGHLKGSTIFPALSRDQAPYEPITGDEYNQLVSELGESVESGFDEECASGACPI, from the coding sequence GTGAGTCAGTTCGTTAACGAGACCGCCGAGACCGTCTACTACCGCACCTACAGTCGTGAGCTTCCCGACGGTTCCAAGGAGACTTGGCCGCAGACGGTTCAGCGTGTCGTAGATGGGAACCTCTCCCTCGTTGCGGATCGGTTCATCGAGGACGGTGAGCGAGAGCGCCTGATCGACCTGATCCAGAACTTCAAGATCATGCCCGCGGGGCGTCACCTGAAGTCCAGTGGCGTCAACGACTACGCAAACAACAACTGTTGGTCAGCAGGCTGGATCCCCGGAGACCCCGCGGAGCACTTCCGCTTCACTCTTCTCCGTCTCGCCGAAGGCGGGGGAGTGGGAGCGAACTACTCCAGCCGCTACTTCCAGAACTACCCGTACATCGTCACGCCGGTGACGGTGCACATCGTGTGCGACCCTGAGCACCCTGACTACCTGGATCTCGCTGCGGCCGGCCTCATCAGCACCGATTACTCCCATACCTGGGCCGGCGCCTACGAGGTAGCCGACAGCCGAGAAGGATGGGCCGCTGCCCTGGGTGACCTCATCGAGACCGCACACCGGGCAGCCAAGAACACCAACCGCGTGTACGACGTGAGCCGAGTCCGACACAAGGGGGCAGCCCTCAAGAAGTTCGGCGGCACCGCCAGCGGCCCCGAGCCGTTCGCGCAGATGCTCGTCCACGTAGGCAAGATCCTCAGTCGAGACGTCAAGCTGTCTGGCAAGCCGATGACTGGTCTTCAGGCCATGGAGATCGACCACGAGATAGCCCAGTGCATCGTCTCTGGTGGTGTCCGCCGCTCGGCCCGCATGTCCATCATGCATTGGAACGACTACGACATCTTTGAGTTCATCAACTCGAAGAAGGACATGTCTAAGCACTGGACCACGAACATCAGCGTTGAGATTGACGACGAGTTCGTAAACATCATCCGGAACGGAGAGGAGAAGACCCTTCGACAGGCGAAGGCCCAGGCCGTCTACCTAGCCATGTGTAAGGGCATGCTGGAGAACGGTGAACCCGGCTTCTGGGACTCTTCCCTCAGTGCCGCGGGTGAGCCTGACGGTACCTACACCACCAACCCGTGTGCAGAGATCACGCTGAACCCGTGGGAACCGTGCTGCCTGGGCCACGTGAACCTCTCGGCCTACGTGGAGGACTGGGACGGGATGCTGGAGGCCCACCGGCTCATGACGCGCTACCTGATCCGGGCAACACACTCCGGAGTGAAGGACGGTAAGTCTCAGGACATCATCAACAAGAACAGGCGTATCGGTGTCGGGCACTTCGGTGTGGCGGACTTCCTGGCGATGTCAGGGATCGACTATCGGCATGCTGACTCGCTCGGATTCGACGTTACCCTCATGGACCTGAAGGAAGAGGTGGAGAAGTCCGCTAAGGCGTACTGCCACGAGCTTCGTATCCCGATGCCGGTGAAGATGACCACCATTGCCCCTACCGGCTCTATCAGTAAGCTCTGTGGAGTCTCGGGAGAAGGCATCCATGCACCCTTCTCCAAGCACTTCATCCGGCGTATCCGCTTCTCGGACGTTGATCCCCACGAGAGCCGGCAGGTAGAGGAGTACAAGGCCAAGGGGCACCAGGTCGAGCCCTGCATGTACGCCGCCAACACGTCTGTCGTGGAGATCCCGACAAAGGACCCCCTCATGGACAAGGCGCCTTACCCTCAACTCGTAGTGTCCCAGCAGGACTTGGCCGTCGAAGAGATGCTGGCCTTCCAGGAGATGTATCAGGAGCACTGGGCCGACAACGCCGTCTCATATACCGTGAACATCGACCCTGAGCGGTACGGCCTGGACGACTTCATGAATGTGCTGTCCGGCCACCTGGGGCATCTGAAGGGGTCAACCATCTTCCCCGCCCTGTCCCGAGACCAGGCCCCGTACGAGCCGATCACAGGCGACGAGTACAACCAGCTCGTGTCTGAACTCGGTGAGTCCGTGGAGTCTGGATTCGATGAGGAGTGCGCGTCGGGCGCATGCCCCATCTGA
- the thyX gene encoding FAD-dependent thymidylate synthase, with protein sequence MTVELIDSMGGDHSIIRAARVSSGTSGDDKKDRGLLNMLMRDRHGSPFEAVTLQFKIECPIFVAREFFRHRIASYNEVSGRYKVLEPVFYVPSVERPLRQVGKPGAYTFRQGDYKQMQATRAEHMRMATEAWGSYEHLLKHEVAREVARNVLPLGLYTSFYVTMNARSLMNFLSLRATNENTTVPTFPLHEIEMVAHQMEDDFKKVCPITQELFNHHGRIAP encoded by the coding sequence ATGACAGTCGAACTCATCGACTCCATGGGCGGAGACCACTCCATCATCCGAGCCGCACGAGTCTCTTCCGGAACCTCCGGCGACGACAAGAAGGACCGCGGCCTTCTCAACATGCTCATGCGGGACCGGCACGGCAGCCCCTTCGAGGCCGTCACGCTCCAGTTCAAGATTGAGTGCCCTATCTTCGTGGCCCGAGAGTTCTTCCGGCATCGCATCGCCTCCTACAACGAAGTCTCGGGTCGGTACAAGGTTCTTGAGCCTGTCTTCTACGTCCCCTCCGTTGAGCGTCCACTCAGGCAGGTAGGAAAGCCCGGCGCCTACACCTTTAGGCAAGGCGACTACAAGCAGATGCAGGCCACTCGCGCCGAGCACATGCGCATGGCTACCGAAGCCTGGGGATCCTACGAGCACCTTCTCAAGCATGAAGTTGCCCGAGAAGTCGCCCGGAACGTCCTCCCTCTCGGCCTCTACACCTCGTTCTACGTGACCATGAACGCCCGAAGCCTCATGAACTTCCTGAGTCTCCGAGCCACCAACGAGAACACCACCGTTCCCACCTTCCCTCTCCATGAGATCGAGATGGTTGCTCACCAGATGGAAGACGACTTCAAGAAGGTCTGCCCCATCACACAGGAACTCTTCAACCATCACGGCCGGATAGCTCCGTGA
- a CDS encoding deoxycytidylate deaminase — translation MSQRLDWQSYFLGIAKAVSARGDCHRSQVGAVLVGADKRIRSTGYNGTPPGGPSCMAGECSRCNSDQPSGSGYEACEETHAEANCLLYANWADCQGATIYITRAPCRDCTKLIRSAGIARVIWPGGSMNINNREGTS, via the coding sequence GTGAGTCAACGTCTCGACTGGCAAAGCTACTTTCTCGGCATAGCTAAGGCAGTCTCAGCGCGAGGTGACTGTCACCGCTCGCAGGTCGGCGCAGTACTCGTCGGTGCCGACAAGAGGATTCGATCAACTGGATACAACGGCACCCCGCCGGGCGGGCCCTCTTGCATGGCAGGAGAGTGCTCACGCTGCAACTCCGACCAACCCTCAGGCTCCGGATACGAGGCATGCGAAGAGACGCACGCGGAAGCTAACTGCCTCCTGTACGCAAACTGGGCTGATTGCCAGGGGGCCACGATCTACATAACGCGCGCACCGTGCCGCGACTGCACAAAGCTCATCCGCTCCGCAGGAATAGCACGGGTCATATGGCCAGGGGGGTCAATGAATATCAACAACCGAGAGGGAACCTCATGA
- a CDS encoding toprim domain-containing protein produces MAAEAQMYAQAYRASPAGAYMAKRGLGQVAERFGIGYVSEPAPGHERIKGWLSIPYLRPAGPDYTTTIRFRCIEDHDCKDFGHGKYFGLPGVKPHLFNTQALIGESSYVAICEGEMDVLAAEACGIPAVGVAGVSGWREHFRPAFFGYETVYLFADGDDAGQGLEFADKVAAQLSNAKVIPFSGHDVNSLLLAEGPESVRAKIGLS; encoded by the coding sequence TTGGCTGCCGAAGCGCAGATGTACGCGCAGGCGTACAGGGCAAGTCCCGCCGGGGCGTACATGGCAAAGCGCGGACTGGGCCAAGTCGCAGAACGTTTCGGAATCGGCTATGTGAGTGAGCCAGCCCCGGGGCACGAACGAATAAAGGGCTGGCTATCCATCCCCTACCTCCGACCGGCCGGACCGGACTACACCACCACCATCCGATTCAGGTGTATCGAAGACCACGACTGTAAGGACTTCGGACACGGCAAATACTTCGGGCTCCCCGGAGTCAAGCCCCACCTTTTCAATACGCAGGCGCTCATAGGGGAGTCTTCCTACGTTGCGATCTGCGAAGGAGAAATGGACGTTCTTGCTGCCGAGGCTTGCGGAATCCCGGCTGTCGGAGTCGCAGGAGTCTCCGGCTGGAGAGAGCACTTTCGCCCGGCTTTCTTCGGATACGAAACCGTCTATCTCTTCGCAGACGGAGACGACGCCGGCCAAGGACTCGAATTCGCAGACAAGGTAGCCGCACAGCTCAGTAACGCGAAAGTCATCCCCTTCAGCGGGCACGACGTTAACTCTCTCCTCCTGGCCGAAGGCCCGGAATCCGTACGAGCAAAGATTGGCCTTAGCTAA
- a CDS encoding CHC2 zinc finger domain-containing protein, producing the protein MSKPDITRVIAHYYGTDISPRHRWTKILCLEHDETNPSASVNTEDQRWTCFACGISEDSFDMIMRMEGVGFTDARNIAEERFGCRSADVRAGVQGKSRRGVHGKARTGPSRRTFRNRLCE; encoded by the coding sequence ATGAGTAAGCCGGACATTACGAGGGTCATCGCTCACTACTACGGGACCGACATCTCTCCTCGGCACCGGTGGACGAAGATCCTGTGCCTTGAGCACGACGAAACAAACCCCAGCGCAAGCGTCAATACCGAAGATCAAAGGTGGACATGTTTTGCCTGCGGGATCTCGGAAGACTCATTCGACATGATCATGAGAATGGAAGGCGTCGGCTTCACAGATGCCCGCAACATTGCAGAAGAACGCTTTGGCTGCCGAAGCGCAGATGTACGCGCAGGCGTACAGGGCAAGTCCCGCCGGGGCGTACATGGCAAAGCGCGGACTGGGCCAAGTCGCAGAACGTTTCGGAATCGGCTATGTGAGTGA
- a CDS encoding thioredoxin family protein has protein sequence MPKITMFKSPTCGPCRKAGPIVADIAGDLGLILSVLDVSVDPEAARDRNVTAVPTIILEKDAEEVYRMVGVPNRVEFENVVKEFAK, from the coding sequence TTGCCTAAGATCACCATGTTCAAGAGTCCAACTTGTGGCCCCTGCCGCAAGGCAGGCCCCATCGTGGCCGACATTGCCGGGGATCTGGGGCTAATCCTTAGTGTCCTTGATGTGTCTGTTGATCCCGAGGCGGCGCGAGATCGGAATGTGACCGCAGTGCCGACCATCATCCTCGAAAAGGATGCTGAAGAGGTTTACCGGATGGTCGGTGTCCCTAACCGAGTCGAGTTCGAGAACGTTGTCAAGGAGTTCGCTAAGTGA
- a CDS encoding AAA family ATPase, giving the protein MTTIKGAAGEPLPSPFPGLEKRETQFRRGEFSIIAAGPGTFKSMFSLLLAIHANRPTLYLSADSNAATQLARAGTMLTGVPSKVMKRKVREDDLGDVKKALADRWWLRFNVSAQPSLDELERDVACYEEVYGRGLFPHLIVVDNITNLENNSADAESFTFSLENMCDYLNSMARETNAHVLALHHVTGEWSDGLKPIPLSGVKGKIGRVPSMILTIHKEVDDMDNSTIHVSTVKNREGFVDPSGNSFVSYRFDTNSLTVAEVNDEFF; this is encoded by the coding sequence ATGACCACGATCAAGGGTGCGGCCGGCGAGCCACTGCCCAGCCCCTTCCCTGGGCTGGAGAAGCGCGAGACGCAGTTCCGGCGGGGAGAGTTCTCCATCATCGCCGCCGGCCCCGGCACGTTTAAGAGCATGTTCTCGCTCCTCCTGGCCATCCACGCCAACCGGCCGACCCTGTACCTCTCGGCGGACTCCAACGCCGCCACGCAGCTTGCCAGGGCCGGGACGATGCTCACCGGAGTTCCCTCCAAGGTCATGAAGCGCAAGGTCCGGGAAGACGACCTGGGTGACGTGAAGAAGGCCCTGGCAGACCGCTGGTGGCTCCGGTTCAACGTCTCGGCGCAACCCAGCCTCGACGAGCTAGAGCGGGACGTGGCTTGCTATGAAGAGGTCTACGGCCGCGGATTGTTCCCGCACCTGATCGTGGTGGACAACATCACCAACCTGGAGAACAACTCAGCCGACGCAGAGTCGTTCACCTTCAGCCTGGAGAACATGTGCGACTACCTCAACAGCATGGCGCGGGAGACGAACGCTCATGTTCTCGCCCTGCATCACGTCACAGGGGAGTGGTCGGACGGCCTGAAGCCGATTCCCCTGTCTGGCGTGAAGGGCAAGATTGGTCGAGTACCCTCCATGATCCTCACCATCCATAAGGAAGTGGACGACATGGACAACAGCACCATCCATGTCAGCACGGTCAAGAATCGAGAAGGCTTCGTAGACCCTTCCGGGAACTCGTTCGTCTCGTACAGGTTCGACACCAACAGCCTCACCGTGGCCGAGGTCAACGACGAATTTTTTTAG
- a CDS encoding tyrosine-type recombinase/integrase produces the protein MASKTLARGMGTFFKDCEHPESRWSKCPHAYKIRYRNAAGKQTEESGFATQTLAIERLTEIYKQKKSTPATKLERIQRYGQMRFEDFANDHLQRQRDLSDYTSGQVQHLLDTHLYPELGSRRMNSFDSTVVEGFIRAMERAGVGVATQRNAYIRLKAALLDAHKMGILEENPCEGVVSPDYRPKRIVIPSPELVSEIHSLNGDAFSLFVDMMGGCGLRNAEALAVNINNIVADDVYRVTEQLHRKTNKLSPLKHRKPGEFRETPLPLYVKKAILAYAEKHGTTEDGYLMRVREGSDKLLTITAIQNQWSRHKHELKQELPEGFTLYALRHWFASRCLTRGIPITDVATWMGHRNINVTFQTYSHLMPGSIGRAAKILDEGIDLAA, from the coding sequence ATGGCCAGCAAGACCCTCGCCCGGGGCATGGGCACCTTCTTCAAGGACTGCGAGCACCCTGAGTCCCGGTGGTCCAAGTGTCCCCATGCCTACAAGATCCGGTACCGCAACGCTGCCGGGAAGCAGACGGAGGAGTCTGGGTTCGCCACCCAGACGCTTGCCATCGAGCGGCTGACGGAGATCTACAAGCAAAAGAAGTCCACACCGGCCACCAAGCTGGAACGCATCCAACGGTACGGCCAGATGCGCTTTGAAGACTTCGCAAATGATCACCTCCAGCGTCAGCGCGACCTCAGCGACTACACATCCGGACAGGTACAGCATCTTCTCGATACACATCTGTACCCGGAGCTAGGTTCCCGAAGGATGAACTCCTTCGACTCGACGGTGGTCGAGGGATTCATTCGGGCTATGGAACGCGCCGGTGTCGGTGTGGCCACTCAGCGCAACGCTTACATACGACTGAAGGCCGCGCTACTCGACGCACACAAGATGGGGATCTTGGAGGAGAACCCCTGTGAGGGCGTCGTCTCCCCCGACTACCGACCCAAGCGCATAGTCATCCCTTCTCCGGAACTGGTCAGTGAGATACATAGCCTCAATGGGGACGCCTTCTCGCTCTTCGTCGATATGATGGGCGGCTGTGGTCTGCGAAACGCTGAAGCACTCGCCGTAAACATAAACAACATTGTTGCAGATGATGTTTACCGGGTGACTGAGCAGCTACACAGAAAGACAAACAAGCTATCTCCACTTAAACACCGTAAGCCTGGAGAGTTTCGAGAAACGCCACTCCCCCTGTACGTGAAGAAGGCTATCTTGGCGTACGCGGAAAAGCATGGGACGACCGAAGACGGTTACCTTATGCGGGTCCGTGAGGGCAGCGACAAGCTACTAACGATCACTGCAATCCAAAACCAGTGGTCTCGCCACAAGCACGAACTTAAGCAGGAACTTCCGGAAGGCTTCACTCTCTACGCACTGCGGCATTGGTTTGCATCTCGCTGCCTCACTAGAGGCATTCCGATCACTGATGTTGCCACCTGGATGGGTCACCGAAACATCAACGTCACGTTCCAGACCTACAGCCATCTGATGCCGGGCTCCATCGGCCGCGCCGCGAAGATCCTTGATGAGGGAATCGACTTGGCCGCCTAG
- a CDS encoding DNA polymerase: MCLARKIAGDVAVINVLESDADIPEFVSWVKANKKGLGCDTETTGLDWWADDFRLRLVQFGNATEAYVVPVELSEALLAAAVGAIRYVHKLVFQNGTYDLLVLDASTDLAMEEVWPKVTDTKILAHLVDSRGVKDGCPGHSLEALTGQYIDSDIALRVKGSMAEIAKSLKTTKAQVWKEVDTFHPGYLTYAGLDPILAYRLAAKLKRLVPASARKLTSFEHKVAEVCSYMSRRGFLLDVEYTEGLARELEAQEAEWTQVARDLGCENPWSTDQCAEALRDLGVNLSAFALTKTGKLKVDGALLDKVRAPEYPDMVRLLAGAIDKAKSARKKRQTWLRSFLDLRDAEGRVHPAINSIQARTARQSITGVPAQTLPSGDWEIRRCFVADEGHIALSTDYSNMELRFLAAHSGDKTMLRAFKNGDDLHQITADAAGVPRKAGKTTNFCVCFGGGWKAVHEQAGVTEELARKAVEGFWETYPGVKRLAERLTEQARRFGHIETASGRRLYVDRNRAYSALNYFIQSGSRDITCRALVRMHESGLTPYMRLPIHDEVVFSVPEEHGDKAMKLTADLMAETIKGLEIPTDPDRGGRSWGSLYFKDLKTATANDPYYQAHPEQAEIDLKRRGIIK; the protein is encoded by the coding sequence ATGTGTCTGGCTCGAAAGATCGCTGGAGACGTAGCCGTCATCAACGTCCTGGAGTCCGATGCTGATATCCCTGAGTTCGTCTCCTGGGTCAAAGCAAACAAGAAGGGCCTCGGTTGCGATACCGAGACCACCGGGCTCGACTGGTGGGCCGACGACTTCCGTCTGCGGCTCGTCCAGTTCGGCAATGCCACCGAAGCCTACGTAGTACCGGTAGAGCTGTCTGAGGCCCTTCTTGCCGCCGCCGTGGGTGCTATCCGCTACGTGCACAAGCTCGTCTTCCAGAACGGCACCTATGACCTTCTGGTGCTCGATGCCAGCACCGATCTTGCCATGGAAGAGGTCTGGCCCAAGGTCACCGACACGAAGATCCTCGCCCACCTGGTGGACTCCCGCGGCGTCAAGGACGGCTGCCCTGGTCACTCCCTGGAAGCCCTCACGGGCCAGTACATCGACTCGGACATAGCCCTCCGGGTTAAGGGATCCATGGCGGAAATCGCCAAGAGCCTCAAGACCACGAAGGCCCAGGTCTGGAAGGAAGTCGATACCTTCCACCCCGGATACCTGACCTACGCCGGCCTGGATCCGATCCTGGCGTACCGCCTCGCTGCCAAGCTCAAGCGTCTCGTGCCGGCCTCGGCCCGCAAGCTCACCTCGTTCGAGCACAAGGTGGCTGAGGTCTGCTCGTACATGAGCCGCCGCGGCTTCCTCCTGGACGTGGAGTACACGGAGGGCCTTGCTCGGGAGCTGGAGGCCCAAGAGGCCGAGTGGACCCAGGTAGCACGTGACCTTGGCTGCGAGAACCCATGGAGCACCGACCAGTGCGCCGAGGCGCTGCGTGATCTCGGTGTTAATTTGTCCGCATTTGCCCTGACCAAGACAGGGAAGCTCAAGGTGGACGGGGCACTCCTCGACAAGGTTCGAGCACCCGAGTACCCCGACATGGTTCGCCTCCTGGCCGGCGCCATCGACAAGGCCAAGAGCGCCCGCAAGAAGCGTCAGACATGGCTGCGGAGCTTCCTGGACCTGCGGGACGCTGAAGGTCGGGTTCACCCCGCAATCAACTCCATCCAGGCACGTACGGCCCGGCAAAGCATCACGGGAGTCCCAGCACAGACCCTCCCGTCTGGTGACTGGGAGATTCGGCGCTGCTTCGTCGCCGATGAAGGCCACATAGCCCTCAGCACGGACTACTCGAACATGGAGCTGCGGTTCCTGGCCGCCCACAGCGGCGACAAGACCATGCTCCGGGCCTTCAAGAACGGCGATGACCTCCACCAGATCACCGCCGACGCTGCCGGCGTCCCCAGGAAGGCCGGGAAGACCACCAATTTTTGCGTCTGCTTCGGCGGGGGCTGGAAGGCAGTCCACGAACAGGCCGGCGTCACGGAAGAACTCGCCAGGAAGGCCGTCGAAGGCTTCTGGGAGACCTATCCGGGGGTCAAAAGGCTCGCTGAACGGCTCACAGAGCAGGCCAGGCGCTTCGGACACATCGAAACGGCCTCCGGTCGGCGCCTCTATGTGGATCGAAACCGCGCATACAGCGCCCTCAACTACTTCATCCAGTCCGGATCCCGTGACATCACATGCCGGGCCCTGGTTCGGATGCATGAATCCGGCCTTACTCCCTACATGCGACTCCCAATCCATGACGAAGTCGTGTTCTCGGTGCCTGAAGAGCATGGGGACAAGGCTATGAAGCTAACCGCGGACCTCATGGCCGAGACCATCAAGGGACTAGAGATACCCACAGACCCAGATAGAGGCGGAAGGTCCTGGGGATCTCTCTACTTCAAAGACCTGAAGACGGCTACCGCCAATGATCCCTACTACCAGGCGCATCCAGAACAAGCAGAAATCGATCTCAAGCGAAGGGGGATCATCAAGTGA
- a CDS encoding DUF3310 domain-containing protein → MKYTVGDHVRAVKTDYAGLEGMIVAVWSTYHLRYEVEFYNAVGGNTICFTEGELELNYPELPEEPEAVEHPSHYTSHPSGIECKEIVGHFPFFIGSAIKYLWRAGLKTADPTQDLEKAMKNVEFELGRLEASK, encoded by the coding sequence ATGAAGTACACAGTTGGCGACCACGTCAGGGCCGTCAAGACCGACTATGCGGGCCTTGAAGGAATGATTGTTGCCGTCTGGTCCACCTATCACCTCCGTTACGAAGTCGAGTTCTACAACGCCGTAGGTGGGAACACCATCTGCTTCACCGAAGGTGAGCTTGAACTCAACTACCCGGAACTCCCCGAAGAGCCGGAAGCGGTAGAGCACCCCAGTCACTACACCAGCCACCCGAGCGGCATTGAGTGCAAGGAAATCGTCGGACACTTCCCCTTCTTCATAGGGTCCGCAATCAAGTACCTGTGGCGAGCTGGACTCAAGACCGCCGACCCCACGCAAGACCTTGAGAAGGCCATGAAGAACGTCGAGTTCGAGCTTGGGCGCCTGGAGGCAAGTAAGTGA
- a CDS encoding endonuclease domain-containing protein has protein sequence MEVQARGKPRKGYRFCGSCEKNRSERFFTPRGKTCSSCRKKTRSKSIHESRVTETYGLLPGEYDKLLKEQGGSCSICKQTRSQRLDVDHCHKTGQVRGLLCARCNRQLLARGLRDNPEIALSAYQYLNDPPAPRVIGVRLHKDHSK, from the coding sequence ATGGAAGTACAAGCAAGGGGGAAACCCCGGAAGGGGTATCGCTTCTGCGGAAGCTGTGAGAAGAACCGATCCGAAAGGTTCTTCACCCCAAGAGGCAAGACATGTTCTTCTTGCCGAAAGAAAACCCGCTCTAAGTCCATACACGAATCTCGGGTCACGGAGACCTATGGTCTCCTCCCCGGTGAATATGACAAGCTCCTAAAGGAGCAGGGCGGGTCTTGCTCCATCTGCAAGCAGACCAGAAGTCAGCGTCTCGACGTAGACCACTGCCACAAGACAGGGCAAGTGCGGGGCCTTCTATGTGCCCGGTGTAACCGTCAGCTCTTGGCTAGAGGGCTTAGAGACAATCCCGAGATAGCGCTTAGCGCCTATCAGTATCTCAATGACCCGCCGGCGCCGAGAGTCATCGGTGTACGGCTTCACAAAGACCACTCTAAGTAA